The Oncorhynchus keta strain PuntledgeMale-10-30-2019 chromosome 28, Oket_V2, whole genome shotgun sequence DNA segment ACACTGGAGCCAAAGTCTACTTTGTTCATGAGGTAAAgacatacagtagaatataatacaatCACAATTCTGTGATTCAAGTTTATACACTTGATAATGTGTTGTCTATCATTGCTGATCACCCATACTATAGTGTCTCCTACTATTAATTCATTCCTGATCTGACTGAAGGTTTAAGAAATTCACTGCCAAGAAATAGATTCTATCACAAACCACATTGAGAGTTGAAAGTTGTGTCGCTGTAGTAGCATGCTGTTGTCTCCCATTTCAGAAGGCAGTGTTCCTCGTGTGTGGGTGAAACCCCGTTGAAGATAATAGTTTGTAtttgtgttgatgatgtgtgtcTCCAGGGTTACCAGGGTCTGGTGGACGGAGGAGACAACATCAAACTGGCCACCTGGGAGAGTGTGTCCATGATGCTGCAACTGGTGAGTCCTGTTATCAGACTCACACCCACTGATGCCAATACAGGAGTCAGGACACAACTGTCATAAACTCACTGTCTAGAGAGGGTATTACAGTAAATGAATGACAAGAAACCAAGAGTTCTGCTTTATTTGAatattagagacagatacagactcACAACCAAGAGTGTTCatagatggtgatgatgatgcctACTGTAACTAAGAGAGAACAGCGGTCGGCTCCAGTAACACAAACTGACCTCTGCGCCCACAGAGTATTTGGATTGAGTCGGGACCTGGCCAGGCGCCATGGGAAGATCAAAGCAGGGAGGAATTACAGAGCTGCTTCTCTTTCCTAATAGCCTGACATATTGTCAGTAACAGAACACAGTGTTCAAACCGACCTAATGTTGAGGTGCAGACGAGATGCAAGATGCACACGCTTCACTGAATGGCGTAAAATCCTTGATGTTTCGGCCATCTGGGCCTTCACTGTAGTATGTTCAATTAACTATTGTATAATTACTGTAGTAAAAGAAAACTTGTAGTACTATATTAATTAATGTAGTGTTTTGCAGACTgaactatactgtagtattttacatagtgtttttgcagacattactgtggtatttactgtagtgttttggttTTGTTATATTTGACATAGAAGTTGAGGCTTTCTCCTTcaggaaacctactggagaaaACATTTTATTTAGCAGGCGGGTGGGTGGGCGGGTGGGCGGGCGGGCGAGCGGGCGGGAgagcgggcaggcaggcaggcaggcaggaaggactgggttctgaacagATAGTTCAGGGCTTcagctcttttctataacctgtaggaaCACCAtatatggtctatacttggcatTTAGGTTTCTCAGTTATGCGTGACACAGATTGCTATATGGGGGGGATTTGCAGGGTATAAACcaattaaatactgtagtatttactatagtttaAAAAGTGTAGTGTTTTTACATATAATACTTTAGgatttactatagtattctacagtattgCACTGGTCTGAGGGACTTTGTCTTTCTTCTGATTCAATGAGTCTCTCTCTACCAGGGTGGCACGGTCATCGGTAGTGCCCGCTGCATGGACTTCAGAGCCAGGGAGGGCCGCATGAAGGCTGCCCTGAACTTGGTCAAGCTAGGTATCACCAACCTGTGTGTGATCGGGGGTGACGGTAGTCTAACCGGAGCTAACCAGTTCAGGACGGAGTGGTCCACTCTGCTGGTCGACCTGGTCAAAGCCGGTAAGGCTGACAAACCCCACGGGGACTATGGGAAACCCCTAAGAACTGGGAAGGGTCCACATGGAAACACTTCATTTAAATTGGATAATTAATTTAAATTGGATAGTTCATTGAAATGGGATAGTTAATTAAAAtgggatagttcattaaattggATAATTAATTTAAATGGGATAGTTCATTGAAATGGGATAGTTAATTAAAATGGGATAGTTCATTAAAATGGGATAGTTCATTAAAATGGGATAGTTTATTAAAATGGGATAGTTCATTGAAATGGGATAGTTCATTGAAATGGGATAGTTCATTAAAATGGGATAGTTCATTGAAATGGGATAGTTCATTGAAATGGGATAGTTCATTGAAATGGGATAGTTCATTAAAATGGGATAGTTCATTGAAATGGGAGAGTTAATTGAAATGGGATAGTTCATTGAAATGGGATAGTTCATTGAAATGGGATAGTTCATTAAAATGGGATAGTTTATTGAAATGGGATAGTTAATTGAAATGGGATAGTTCATTAAAATGGGATAGTTCATTAAAATGGGATAGTTCATTGAAATGGGATAGTTCATTAAAATGGGATAGTTCATTAAAATGGGATAGTTCATTAAAATGGGATAGTTTATTAAAATGGGATAGTTCATTGAAATGGGATAGTTCATTAAAATGGGATAGTTCATTAAAATGGGATAGTTCATTGAAATGGGATAGTTCATTGAAATGGGATAGTTCATTAAAATGGGATAGTTCATTGAAATGGGATAGTTCATTGAAATGGGATAGATCATTAAAATGGGATAGTTCATTGAAATGGGAGAGTTAATTGAAATGGGATAGTTTATTAAAATGGGATAGTTCATTGAAATGGGATAGTTCATTGAAATGGGATAGTTCATTAAAATGGGATAGTTCATTAAAATGGGATAGTTCATTGAAATGGGAGAGTTAATTGAAATGGGATAGTTCCTTAAAATGGGATAGTTCATTGAAATGGGATAGTTCATTGAAATGGGATAGTTTATTGAAATGGGATAGTTCCTTAAAATGGGATAGTTCATTGAAATGGGATAGTTTATTGAAATGGGATAGTTTATTGAAATGGGATAGTTCATTGAAATGGGATAGTTCATTAAAATTGGATAGTTTATTGAAATGGGATAGTTCATTGAAATGGGATAGTTCATTGAAATGGGATAGTTTATTGAAATGGGATAGTTCATTAAAATGGGATAGTTTATTGAAATGGGATAGTTCATTGAAATGGGATAGTTTATTGAAATGGGGATAGTTCATTGAAATGGGATAGTTCATTGAAATGGGATAGTTCATTAAAATGGGATAGTTCATTAAAATGGGATAGTTCATTGAAATGGGAGAGTTAATTGAAATGGGATAGTTCATTAAAATGGGATAGTTCATTAAAATGGGATAGTTCATTGAAATGGGATAGTTCATTGAAATGGGATAGTTTATTGAAAGTACAAAATGCTTCTTTATTATTAAGACCCAATACAGGGTTTATTGACTGAACCACTGATGCAGTTTCAGCATTCTTTGTCATTTCttttcacaataaaacattttGAGCGATCCCAGATCCTTACATTCGTGGAATTGCTGTTGAATATAACTGACAGAAGTGTGGGACTTCTCTGTCTCCAGGTAAGATCAGTGATGACGAGGCCAAGACGTCGTCCCACCTCAACATAGTAGGCATGGTGGGTTCTATCGACAATGACTTCTGTGGCACAGACATGACCATCGGGACAGACTCCGCCCTCCACCGCATCATAGAGGTGGTGGATGCCATCACCACGACCgcacagaggtgaggagaggagaggtcatcGCTGTCACACACGGTTTCTGTTGTCTCTTTGGCACCTGGTTTATAACAAAGAGGTTTCCTCTGTTGTTCTCCTCAGTCACCAGAGGACCTTCATCCTGGAGGTAATGGGTAGACACTGTGGCTACCTGGCCCTGGTGACTGCTCTGGCCTGCGGTGCTGACTGGGTGTTCATCCCAGAGATGCCCCCAGATGAGGGATGGGAGGGGCATCTGTGCAGAAGACTGGCTGATGTATGTTTACAatcacagacagactgacactAGCCTTCTGGACAGGATtatcttctcttcttctcttctcctattctcctcttctctactcttcttctcttctcctattctcctcttctctgctcttcttctcttctcctcttctctactcttcttctcttctctcctcttcttctctactcttcttctcttctcctattctcctcttcttcgcttcttcttttcttctcatcctcttcttctcctcctcttcttcttcttttcttctcatcctcttctcctcttcttcttttcctcttcttcttcttctcttctctcctcgtcttctctactcttcttcttttcttctcatcctcttcttctcctcctcttcttcttctcctcttctcctcttcttctctactcttcttctcttcttcttttcttctcatcctcttcttctcctcctcttcttcttctcctcttcttctctactcttcttcgcttcttcttcttcttttcttctcatcctcttctcctcttcttcttctcctttctctactcttcttctcttctctactcttcttcacttcttcttctcctcctcttcttctcctcctcttcctcttctcctcttattCTCTACTCTTCTtcgcttcttcttcttcttttcttctcctcctcttcttcttcctcttcttcttctcctcttctcctcttcttcttcttcctcttcttcttctcctcttcttctctactcttcttcgcttcttcttcttcttttcttctcatcctcttctcctcttcttcttctcctttctctactcttcttctcttctctactcttcttcacttcttcttctcctcctcttcttctcctcctcttcctcttctcctcttattctcttttcttcttctcctcttattctattttcttcttctcctctactcttctcctcttcatctcttaTTTTCTATTTACTTTTCCATATTGAAGTACTTTttaaatacaacacattacaccACAATCTTTAATTCCAGTTATCTGTTTCCACCCTTGGTACCTAATCACCAAACTGACGTATTGTGTCTCTGACAGCAAAGGGCCAGAGGATGTCGTCTGAATGTGATCATTGTGGCAGAGGGAGCTATGGGCAGAGATGGAAAACCCATTGGCTCTGAAGACATCAAGAAGGTCAGCAAGCTCTCCTTCATATTACTGTTCCTAGCAGTTCAAATGATTTTGTTTGCTTGTTTGTTAAGACCTCTTTTAGAGTAGTCTCGTCCACCAACCATTTCACTCTATGTGGACAAGGTTACTTTTAGCCCATTTCCCAAACATTACCTCAGAGTTAAAGCATTAATATTCTACTGCGTTGTCTACCGAGGGTTGAATAGGGTTAAACAGTCAGTTGCTAGCAGCTCTCTGTGTGTTTACATTTGAAGCTGGTGGAGAAGAATTTGGGCTTTGACACCCGTACCACTGTCCTGGGACATGTGCAAAGAGGCGGTACCCCCTCCGCCTTCGACAGAATCCtggtaggtctctctctctctcttctctatttcACCCtgcctctttcaccctctctctctctctctccctcgctctctctctctctctctctctctctctctttgtgtgtgcgtgtaatggtgtttgtgtgtgtgtgttcttcccaATCCCCATTGCAACAGGATTTGTGTGGAGgctctgttggtgtgtgtgtatgcctctCTAATGACGCTGTGTTGTGATTGTGTCTGACTGTGGTGTCTCTCTAATCCTGGTGTGTTCTCCCCCAGGGCAGCAGGATGGGTGTGGAGGCTGTGATGGCCCTGTTGGAGGCCACTCCAGAGACCCCGGCCTGTGTGGTCAGTCTGTCCGGTAACCAGGCTGTCAGACTGCCCCTCATGGAGTGTGTCCAAGTGGTCAGTATCAGTAACTAAGCCCCATTAAAtgttgtatgtgtgccattctaATGTGTTCACCTATATCTgagccccccccctctctctgtctcctcagacTAAGGATGTGACTACTGCCATGGCTgagaatagatgggaggatgctATCAAGCTCAGAGGAAAGTAAGAACACTAGCCTACTTTTACCAATCTAACAATGTCTTCCCTGTTACTGAAACTACTACATCCGAGTGGGATGTTACATCCCTGTTTTTATTGGCACTGTCCAGGAGCTTTGAAAACAACTGGAACACATACAAGATGCTTGCCCACATCAACCCTCCGGATACCAAGGTAAGGTAAACACCTACACAATTAACACAGGAGTTGCATTAAATTAGTTACAAAACTAGAGCACTAACAGATCTATATGTcaccattctctcctctcctctcctctcctctcctctcccctcctctcctctccacctcaacctctcctctcaccttctctcctctcccattctctccacctcttctcgcCTCTtgtcacctctccccctctctccacatatcctctcctctccccttctctcctcctcttatccacaacttctttcctcttctctccacctttcctctcctcttctctccacctcacctcttctctccacctctcctcttctctccacctctcccttccagAGCAACATTAATGTGGCCATAGTTAACGTCGGTGCCCCCTGTGCTGGTATGAATGCTGCCGTGCGTTCTGCAGTGAGGATTGGAATCATTCAGGGACACAATATGCTGGCCGTTCATGACGGGTTTGAGGGTCTCGCTCACGGAAATGTACGTACACATTACTAACTATGCATTGCACTCTACGCAGAGCCCATTCGTCTCAGCCTAAACTCCTCTATTGATCAGGGCCTGTACTCATAAatcatctcagagtaggagtgctgatctaggatcaggtccctttTGTCCATTTAATCCTATACATAATGGTATATAAGGCTCGGATGCTTTGTTGTTTACAGAACCAGGTCATCTATAATCTAAAGATAGAACAAGGCCTGGTACAATAACTCTTGTCCAGTGAAGCTTGAAACCTCTGACCACTGATCTTTACCCCTTGACCAGATCGTGCCCATCACCTGGACAGGAGTGTCAGGCTGGACTGGGAAGGGAGGCTCTGAGTTGGGCACCAAGAGGTATTACATCATATCTCTTTTTCAACTCAGTTTGTATTGTCAACTGGGGTGGaaccaatgatttatatatacactagatgactgacaggtgTCTTGTTTTGAAGCCactgtgcctccatcttggcattCCCTACCATAGTAAAAAATTATATCTCTACTTGTTTTTACCAtgtttattctattacagacaccttaatgcatacttttaaattattttatgtgagctaaacataaaaataaaaatgaaaaaatatataaaaaatgtttCTTTATATATAATATTTCAAAAGTACTAGTGTTACTGTCCCCACTGCAAAAAACCCAAAACATTTTATcattgaaacatttaattgaaatagaGCTagccagcttgtagtcctaaaacaCAAATAAGTTACCTCTGTTTTGTTCAGACATCCTAATGGCAAAATTGAATGTGGAAAAAAATGGTGTTTttgaaaataaggtctgaggttaaaacaggcttaggagatcttatacgttttgcTCTATGAGATAAtagcagtcagttaacatgacctttatgtgATGTATGTGTTGTTCATCACTGTGTACACTACCAGTAAACAGTTTTAGAACATCTACTCAATCAAGgggtttctttatttgtattgttttctacattgtagaataatagtgaagacatcaaaactatgaaataacacatatggaatcatgtagtaaccaaaaaagtgttaaacaaatctaaatatattttatatttgagattcttcaaagtagccactttttgccttgatgacagctttgcacactcttggcattttctcaaccagcttcacctgaaatgcttttccaacagtcttgaaggagttcccacatatgctgagcacttattggctgcttttccttcactctgctgtccaattAATCGCAAACCATCGtgatttggttgaggtcgggggattgtggaggccaggtcatctgatgcagcagtccatcactctccttcttggtaaaatagcccttacacagcctggaggtgtgttgggtcattgtcctgttgaaaaacaattgatAGTCCAACTAAGCCAAAAGCAGATGTGATGACgtttcgctgcagaatgctgtggtagccatgctggttaagtgtgccttgaattttttggttactacatgattccatatgtgttatttcatagttttgatgtcttcactattattctacaatgtagaataaataaaaccattgaatgagtaggtgttctaaaactttttacTGGTGGTGTAAATTCCCCAAATTTCCCCAAAAGTGACGTTAGCTGATAAAGATTATCTCATTGAACAAAATATTTGaaatctcctaagcctgtgttttcCACAGACCTTATTTTTCGCCGTTTATCCAAAACGGCATTACATTTTCTCATAGGCTTTGTCCAATGAACCGTGTcggagttagtgcctacaaaaagacgccattactatttctctctatactgtAGAATCCCATTCATTCCTATGTaggactgctcctactggggagtgtcAATATGGTCGACTgttggcttcaaagcctctcattggccaatacataTTATCAGCAATCTAGagtttatgtaaaaaaaaaaaaaaagagagattaAAAATATAAACCCTTCCCCTGCTTGTGAGTACTGTATATCACTGATGTTTCACACAATAACTGTTGTCTGCTTCTTCATTTGAAGAGTCCTGCCTTCTAAGTACATTGAGGAAATCAGCTTGACTATTGCTAAGTTCAATATCCACTCTCTGGTAATAATTGGAGGGTTTGAGGTAAGAGTCCTAAGACTACCCCATCACATGCATGTCTTctttgatatgtggttgtctgacCTACTTCAGAACATTAAATTGAATTTGATAAATGACTAAGGTAGTGTCTCCCACTGCTGCACTTCCcctcctttcacctctctctcaaaatcaaatcaaatcaaattgtatttgtcacatgcttcgtaaacatcAGTCTagactctcccctctcctcctgtcccctccccaGGCGTTTATGGGTGGTCTGGAGCTGGTGACAGCCAGGGAGAAGTATGAGGAGCTGTGCATTCCCATGGTGGTCATCCCCGCCACTGTCTCCAACAACGTACCCGGCTCCGACTTCAGCATCGGAGCTGACACCGCCCTCAACACCATCACCTCGGTGAGTACCGTaaaacatcaacaccatcacttaggtcagtactgtaatacaccatcacctaggtcagtactgtaatacatcaacaccaacacctaggtcagtactgtaatacaccatcacctaggtcagtactgtaatacatcaacaccaacacctaggtcagtactgtaatacaccaacaccaacacctaggtcagtactataatacaccaacacctaggtcagtactgtaatacaccaacaccaacacctaggtcagtactgtaatacaccaacacctaggtcagtactgtaatacaccatcacctaggtcagtactgtaatacatcaacaccaacacctaggtcagtactgtaatacaccaacacctaggtcagtactgtaatacaccaacacctaggtcagtactgtaatacaccaacaccatcacctaggtcagtactgtaatacaccaacaccatc contains these protein-coding regions:
- the LOC118360419 gene encoding ATP-dependent 6-phosphofructokinase, muscle type-like — its product is MSHTSMDPTKMGIGRSVAVLTSGGDAQGMNAAVRATVRVGLYTGAKVYFVHEGYQGLVDGGDNIKLATWESVSMMLQLGGTVIGSARCMDFRAREGRMKAALNLVKLGITNLCVIGGDGSLTGANQFRTEWSTLLVDLVKAGKISDDEAKTSSHLNIVGMVGSIDNDFCGTDMTIGTDSALHRIIEVVDAITTTAQSHQRTFILEVMGRHCGYLALVTALACGADWVFIPEMPPDEGWEGHLCRRLADQRARGCRLNVIIVAEGAMGRDGKPIGSEDIKKLVEKNLGFDTRTTVLGHVQRGGTPSAFDRILGSRMGVEAVMALLEATPETPACVVSLSGNQAVRLPLMECVQVTKDVTTAMAENRWEDAIKLRGKSFENNWNTYKMLAHINPPDTKSNINVAIVNVGAPCAGMNAAVRSAVRIGIIQGHNMLAVHDGFEGLAHGNIVPITWTGVSGWTGKGGSELGTKRVLPSKYIEEISLTIAKFNIHSLVIIGGFEAFMGGLELVTAREKYEELCIPMVVIPATVSNNVPGSDFSIGADTALNTITSTCDRIKQSAAGTKRRVFIIETMGGYCGYLATMAGLAAGADAAYIYEDKFGIRDLEMNVEHLVQKMKTDVKRGLILRNEKCNANYTTDFIFALYSEEGKGVFDCRKNILGHMQQGGTPTPFDRNFGTKMGSKAVLWLTEKLKEMYRHGRIFANTPDSACVLGMRKRALTFQPLAELNEQTDFEHRIPKTSWWLKLRPIMKILAKYNISLDTSEHAHMEHVIKERVSMPAPLMKKHKEEVEEEEE